The candidate division KSB1 bacterium genome segment CGTTACTGTGGCCAAAGGCCAGGAGACGCTGGTCTTGGGCTATTGCGGCCTGGCCGGCCGGCCGGAAGGCAACCCGGAAGATCAAAAGAGCTGACCTCGGGCCGGACAATTGCCACGGCGCAACCTGTGACGCGCCTCGCTGTTGCGACAGCAGGTACGGGCCGGCCGCGATCAGCAACAGAAGCCGACCCGCGGACAACAACGCCAGCGGCAGCAACACCGAATCCAGATTGCTGGCGGACAGCTTTGGCGCAATGGCGGTCAACGCGACTCGGAAACGAGGTCATCGCCGGCTGCCATGCGAGAACGCCAAGCTGGCATTGCTTTGCCTGCTTGGCGCCTTGGCGGTTCAAGAAATCTTCGCGGTTGGGATTTGGGGGGATTATTCTCATGTGCGCTTGCACGTCAAGCAAGATGACAACGTCGTGCAGACCTCCTGTCTGCAGGCTGGCAGCGCGAGGCTGCCGATCTAGAGAGACAAAACATCTGTTTTCATCGCGAAGAACCGTAGCTTGCCATGAAAGCTATTATCCAAGCCGGTTTGCCGGCTGGTCATGGTCCGAACCAAACAAAGCCGGGTCCCCTCAAACTTCGCGTTGTTTTCGGCTTTCGCGGTTCTGAACCAGTTCAGGTGAAAAAGTTGATGCCACAGGGCTGACAGCCTGTGCTAATGGAATTTTGTGGTGCCTGCTTTCCCGAATGGCTTTTTCGTCACGAGCAGGCCTGATGGATTGTACCCCTTCTCCTCTTGAGGGGCGACAGCAGCAGCTTCCGCGGAGCGGCCATGGCCGGCATCGTTTTTAACACACTGCCTGCTGCTCCCGCGCTGTTCACGCACCACCAGTTGGCGGCGTTGATCTCGAACCGTTTCCCCGCATGATCGATGGCCTGCTGCGCACCGGCGGCGAAGCCGGTCCCCGCGAGTGTTTTTTCAATTTCATGCCGGTCTCTTCGTGGCAGCGCGGCTTGGGCCTCAGCGGTTTTCGGCGACTTGTTTGAGTTCGCGGCTGCGCTGGTAGAATTCCTGCAAATTCATCTCTTTCAGAAAAACCAGGCCGCGGGTGGCGCGAATCAGCGCGCTCTCATGCTGGTGAAACCATTCCCGCCCCAGGCAAATCTTGATGCGCTGGTACTGTTCGGCCTGAATTTTCTGTGCCAGCTCGGAAAACGGGCCGTCGTGTTCATAGCTGGGGAACGAAGCATCTTTCTGCGAAATGAAAGTGTTCATGAAGGCGCTTTGCATCACCGAAAACATGTTGAGGGACACCGGCACGTAGAGATTGGCCTCGCTGGGATGGAAACGGAACCAGACGTTGCGGTAGCCCCACACTTTGAGATCGGAGCGGCCGCTGTTTTTTTCGTAGCGTTTCAGGGCTTCGGTGATGGCCTGCAGGACCTTGTAATGGGTGTCGGGGCCGCTGGCCTCGGGGTCGAGCGCCACGCTGACGACATCGGGCCGCACCTCTTCAAGTTTGCGCAGGATGGGGATGACGTCGCGTTCGATGGTGGGTTCCTGCGTGAAAATATCACCGGTGTAGAAGCCCAGGCGCAGATGCAGGACGTTGGCACAATCCCAGCCGAAATAGCCCCACAAACACTCCGCCTCCCATTCCCGGCACATGCCCTTCAGGCGCTGAATGTAGTCGGGATCCTTCTTGCCGGGATACTGCCTGTCGAAATAATGCGTCAGCTCGGCGATGCGGTCTTTGAGGTTGTTGAGATCGTGCTCGTCGAAGAGTTCGATGAGATTGCGCAACAGACGCCGGGCGGTGCCCTCGTCCTTGACGCGATTGCGATTGGCGGCCACGCCGTCGAGATATTGCCAGACATCGCGGTTGCGGCCCTCGTCATTGTCCGGCTCGAAGTAGCCCTCGCGCAGCAGGGTGGCAAATTCGGGCTGGTCGATGAACTCGCCCAGGCGGTCGAGCTGTTGCCGCATGTACTGGTTGGTCACCGCGGTGAAGCCGCTGGTCAGGCAGACGAAATAATGGGTGTTGCTGGCATCGCGCATGTGGCGCACGATGGCGGGCAGATAACCCAGCATCAGATCATCGTGGTGGGGTTCGGTGTGAAAGAAACGGGTGTTGCGCAACAGCGTGCGGCCCCTCTCGATCTTGGTGATCAGATTGCGTTCGACCAGCGCGGTCAGCGCAGCAGGCTCCTGCTGGCGTTTCGCCAGGATGAGGTGGGCGTTGCGATCTCCGAGAAAATCCTCCTCGCGCAGCTCGCGCACGCGTTTGCGCAGCCGCACCGCAAGATCGACCACCACCCGCTCGACCTCGGTGTCGTCAACGGTGGGCGCGTTCAGCAGCAGCTCATGCTGGCGCTCGACCAGCCGTTTGGCCGCCCCCATGGTGAGATAAAAGCGGGCATTCGGCAGCACCTGCAGGGCCGTGGCGGGATGGCGGATGCTTTTTTCACTTTGCACCGCGCACGCCACGATTTCGGCCTTGGCTTCGCCCGCGGCAATGATGATGGCGGTGCAGTTGGGATTGTAGGTGATGGTGCCCAGGCCGATGGTGATCACCAGCCGCTTGCGCGCCACTTCGATGCCGCCCAGATCGGTGGCCGCCGCCGCCTGGGTTTCGTAGTTCGTGGGCGTCAGGCGGGTGGTGCTGTGATGATCGGAGCCGCGCACGTTGAAGCCGATGTGGCCGTCCGGGCCGATGCCGCCG includes the following:
- a CDS encoding glucosamine-6-phosphate deaminase codes for the protein MSDSTRDESSRVERIALEASPFRALYPPTEKIKTIVVPNFPALGKLAAMRFLEWVQHNPGGVISLPTGKTPEHFIKWVTHLLGHWDNRDTQAELERNGVDPAIVPDMRSLYFVQIDEFYPINPHQHNSFYYYVREFYLEGFGLDPGKAMLIDCSKIGLEKNETLAGVWPDNEVNLELRYRQGKTARERQQKRVLERIDEWCQEYENRLRALGGIGFFLGGIGPDGHIGFNVRGSDHHSTTRLTPTNYETQAAAATDLGGIEVARKRLVITIGLGTITYNPNCTAIIIAAGEAKAEIVACAVQSEKSIRHPATALQVLPNARFYLTMGAAKRLVERQHELLLNAPTVDDTEVERVVVDLAVRLRKRVRELREEDFLGDRNAHLILAKRQQEPAALTALVERNLITKIERGRTLLRNTRFFHTEPHHDDLMLGYLPAIVRHMRDASNTHYFVCLTSGFTAVTNQYMRQQLDRLGEFIDQPEFATLLREGYFEPDNDEGRNRDVWQYLDGVAANRNRVKDEGTARRLLRNLIELFDEHDLNNLKDRIAELTHYFDRQYPGKKDPDYIQRLKGMCREWEAECLWGYFGWDCANVLHLRLGFYTGDIFTQEPTIERDVIPILRKLEEVRPDVVSVALDPEASGPDTHYKVLQAITEALKRYEKNSGRSDLKVWGYRNVWFRFHPSEANLYVPVSLNMFSVMQSAFMNTFISQKDASFPSYEHDGPFSELAQKIQAEQYQRIKICLGREWFHQHESALIRATRGLVFLKEMNLQEFYQRSRELKQVAENR